The sequence ctggaaagaattcagtattgttgtttacgtattgccttgggttgcatgcaatcaacccatacgatgagtcttgaagtactggcgggtcttaccgttgaaaaatcgattctgggatctctcatatcgattgctaatccgatgcaacATCCTGAATCCGAAGGTGatcgaaaacttcgaaagaCTTGTCGAGTTCAATTCCCacacccgttttatgtccttgtattttgattacatggctcagaatattaatccttcttcgtttgtttccgaccgtgctcatttcttggatacttctgattctactgtgtttttcgacacatccatgaaagaagagattcgtggaattccggatcgccctcgagtggcccctaatatcttttacaataaatttagaacagtcaactgtgaaaagatgttttacactgacggatcaaacatcaacaagtccacaggcttcggcatcttcaatcaaaacatcaccgcatcgttcaaactcagtgatccggctttagTTTACGTtgtagaattagctgctattcagtacaccctcgaaatcattgaaaccttgcccaaagaccattacttcattgtcacggacagtctaagctcaatagaagctctccgggcaatgaagccaggaaagtatcccccatatttcctggggaaaatacgggaacatttgagaactttatctgaacggtcttattcaatatcgttagtctgggtcccttcgcattgttccattccgggcaatgaaaaggcagcctcattggctaaagtgggcgcattggaaggtgatatttatgaaagaccaatctgcttcaatgaatttttcagtatctctcgtcaaaaaactctcgaaagttggcaaacttcatggagcaatggcgaactgggacgatggctacattccattatccctagggtatcgacgaaaccttggttcagggggatgaacgggagtcgcgatttcatttgtgttttgtcgcggctcatgtcaaatcactacactttcaacgcacatctccgtcgTATTGGGCTCGTGGAGAGCAGTCTCTGctcctgtggcgacggttatcaggacatcgagcatgtcgtgtggtcgtgcgtagagtatcgtgacgccaggtcggagcttctggaatcccttaggacccaaggtagaccgcctgaggttccggttcgggatgtgttggcgagtcgggaatATCTTGAAcatattaatatacaagtgtgatcCGTTGTATTTGATATAGaaagttttccttatttttcgagactaagaatactcttcacctataggttcgacactaacatccgcccgattctcccaatccctcgtttgtctaccatctttatcgatactaacaagatctttttgctgttactAACTTTTCGCTCCCCTTTCCCCAGTTTTGTTCactatctcgatgtcaactaactaaatatttgtcgTTATTAGTTATTTCGTTTACATACCCCCCTTTAACAATCCTTTCTCAACAATTACttctctgttttttttcttcatactattcggcaacatcaccatcatcgcccacggaaagccgctccagtcgatgactaacatgcgggccacccgccgggtcttcgcAGCCTGGGAGTGTTTTCCGCGGTCCCACAGAAGAATGCGGTAATTTTAGACACATTCTCACGTCACCTGGCTGATTCCAAGAACGCGGGCCACCGGCCGGGTCTTTGACTCGGGGGTGTCTTCAGTGGACCCATACGGAcaactttgaataaaaacttgttGAGTTTGTACgtaatgttagttggtggccgtacaaaccgacttcgattataccggttctcgggttccggtgctggaagttccAATAATagtgaactcacttcgtttttttAAGAATGACCTTCGCGAGCAaatcactgtttcattctgtatgttaaacTACCTAATACACAAACAATGCACAAAGTTAATGCactaacattttgaatagaatacgacagtattgtatatgagaaaggcataattacaccactatgtggattaaaacagagttTTTCTGCCGGACGTTCTAGCGTACATTTGCTTAACGATAATTCAAAATGacaaattaattttaattttattccgatcgaattctcgtgtgatttatacgacacaaatgaaattatcttttaCACTTAGAGAAATCATGTTAGAAGTgttaaattgttgtagttggagtACTTCTATCAGGCGCGCCAACaatggggaggggggggggcaaAGAAcccgatttccgacttcaaagcattccgtactgagctttctacttttctcccggaagtaaaagtctcatttcaaatcggacgaagaggagaatgtcgagtcttggtggatggattggaagatttcgaacgtcttattcgatatttgtccgagaaacttcataaattttattcatatgatataaaatcagacagacccttcaaggctgtcttgaaaggattatcaaatgatcaaagtattgatgaaattaaaaatgaactaaaagaattgctggttttgccccttcccaagtaattcttatgaaaaaaagagcgaatggtacttctaaaccacgctctggtatttcccatgaactttacctaatacacttcaatcgaagtgatgtaaacaatttgaaaactttagaaaaagtacgtttcatttcccacattaaaattcattgggaacattataaacggcataatcgtattgcaaacttaacgcaatgtcgtcgttgccaaggcttcggtgatggaaccaaaaattgtcatatggatatacggtgtttgaattgtggtaaatcgcattcgaaagacgtttgtccaatgaatgaaaccactgataaattttcatgttcaaactgcaatggaaatcataaatccaattatttgaaatgtcctgtcagggaaaaaattttaaacgctcgttcacttagacaacaagtcaaatcaacgaccttaaatttacagaacataccagaaaatcaaaaaaccgttacaaatgccacgcctaattcttctaaggcactgatttcttcgaaacaaaatacaggtacgcctgccaattcgtctttaacgaaaacaatttattgacaggtagatcgacctcgtcatcatcttcttctaatatcagttatgctggtatattaggtagaaatctatcacctatttcttctaatgtaaataatcaaaacacaggaccgccttgcagttcttcttctaacgaaaacaatttattaataggtagaccggccaaatcatcttcttctaatggcagtctacctacaaatattccttcaatgccattcgcttctttaaatgaagtcgatttaggcgatataactgaaaataaaatgatctacctacaagatcaactttttcaatcatcatgatcatccaaatgaattcgacttcatcactttttgaagcatttcaaatcggatggaaatttgcaaataatattataatgaatttaaaatttaacagtgatgttaaataattatttgaatattttaaattggaatgctcgatctttgaaatcgagtgaagatgaattttataattttctcaaagttcacaaaattcatattgccattgtgacagaaacttttcttaaaccaaatgtaaaattgaaaagtaatccacattatgtggttcatcgatttgacaggtttactggaatgggtggtggagttgccatttttgtccaacggcaaattaaacatcgaattttaccttctttcaatactaaagttattgaaagcttgggaatcgaagttgaaaccattcatggaatttatttcatcgctggagcctatttgccattccaatgcaccggcgaacaattaaatttctttaaaggcgatttgcaaaaacttacaagatatcgatcgaaatttttcgtaataggggacttaaatgctaagcatgtccagtggaattgtaggcaaaataacagtaatggtaaaatacttcataatcaactctcagctggttacttcacagttcttcatcccagtaatcctacttgtttctcttccgtgaaaaacccgtctacaattgatctggttctaacagatcaaagtcacatttgtagtgaaccgattacacatgctgactttgactcagatcatcttcctgtaacattcagactttccaatgaagctataattaatccaattagttctatattcaactatcatagagctaattggttggattacagatctcacaatgaaaatcatgtggatcatgaaactattttagaaagttctgcggacatcgacacagcaattgataatttgaatcgttcgtcgacgacaatatcaacgttctcgtgatcctgctatgagaaacatagttaaggatttacaaaaagaaattaaacaaagatttactcttttgcgaaatgaaaattttgctaaagaagttgaacaaattaaaccatattctaaacctttctggaaactttctaaggttcttaagaaacctcagaaaccaattcctgctctcgctaaacgctaaagtaattcctatcctgaaacctgataaaaacccagcagaaacatcaagctatcgaccaattagcttactttcttctatcagtaaactttttgaaaaaattatcttgttgagaatgatgactcatataaatgagaattcaatttttttaccagagcagtttggatttcgtcatgaacattcaactactcatcaacttgtcagagtaacgaacatgataaaatcaaataaatcttttggGTTATTCACTGgatttgctcttctagacatagaaaaagcattcgacactgtttggcacaaaggtttaatagcaaaaatgtctgatttccagtttcctatttatttgatcaaaatgattcaaaattatttaactgatcgtactcttcaggttagctatcagaattgtaaatctgaattgctacccgtacgagccggtgttccgcagggttcgagtgtagctccaatcttgtataatattttcacttctgatcttccaaatctacccgttggttgtcagaaatcgctattctgtgacgacacaagtctgttagccacaggtagaaatctaagagtgatctgcagtcgcctacaaagaagtttaaatattttcagtgactatctgtcaaaatggaaaattaaaccaaatgcagcaaaaacgcaattaattatctttcctcacaagccaagagcttcttttcttaaaccaaacaataatcacattctcaaattgaatggcttggaattgacatggtctgatcaagctaaatacttaggtttaacgtatgacaaaaaactcacttttaaggatcacattgaaggaattcaaaataaaattctgaaaatgattctgaagcgtcctccctggtttagtacaaatgagttacacagactcacaaatatagaaccattagatgtaatgtcacataatattataagcaaattccgacaaaaatcgatgcaatcttcaattgaatcgattcgctctctgtattagttagtaagttagtatataagttccttttccccattacacaatacaagtaggtttagaattttccctacacaaaaatctcagaattgcggaagcaaatgatgtcttcatggtaataaccaaatcatatatatatatatatatatatatatatatatatatatatatatatatatatatatatatatatatatatatatatatatatatatatatatatatatatatatatatatatatatatatatatatatatatatatatatatatatatatatatatatatatatatatatatatatatatatatataacagggctgaaaagtcaccacttgtggctgaacacccaatttaaatcttaataatttaattttaactcatattccaataaatagttatttaaaaaaaaaataaaagcgaTCTTCttttcagtgtcgaatagacagaatttGAATGTGATTGATCACTTCTGTGACTTAATTTTAAAACTTATAGAAGGTAGCTCTGGCCTTTCTATGACAATGATTTCGCAGCAAGGAAAAACTAAATTTCAACGATAAATTGTATTTTTGCTCAATATGCGTACCCTAcgcttctcttatgcgaaccgTACACGAAAGTGCTCACCGGCATGTACACTTCGGTGAAAATATCTGCGTCCATCTCGGAGAATTTAAGAGCTCTGCTTCAGCACTGTGGTTCGATCCAGTGCtagagatgaaaaaaaaacacgcgctctcatgatgctcgtaaacttttttaatagtggtgtatatgtgtgaaagagagACACACAGAAGAGATGGACGTTTCTGCTTACCTTAACTGTGTTTTTACTTAGAGCCACTTTACCCCCGATTAGGttaatattcagttttttatgtgcacatcaccctgtaattccgaaccgCGATTCAGATCGgcataaaattcaattgcagtctgtgggaccacaagacctttcatttgaatttgtgtttgtgaaaatcggttcagccatctctgagaaaattgagtgacattatatgTATATGTCCACAGTGGTTGggaaaaggcaaaaataaaatcagtCATGTGCGCTTAGTTAGGCATGTAGTaacatcgatcgattaatcaagtaatcgattaataacccagataatcgagtaatattcaaTCATATGAACTAATATTTGATTGTCGCCGACGCAAACCTTAaatccaaaacaaaaatcagCTGTTATTGCCGTAACACTCGTTCATTCATGATTAAAGAAACTTTGACCGCAATAATTCATACAACTAGTACTTACTGCACACCGCGAGGAAGAATCAAATTACATCAACTGCACTCGTCGTTGAGTCCGGTCGGTCACATAGTAAAACAGACAAATTATGCTAAGTCAACATTCTCGATGTCGATGCCATTGTCGCACCGCGACATATTGATATATATTCAATAACATAAGCGGCGCAACGTAGGAACATAAGAAATCATTCAAATATTCAATGTACttatatatatttgtaaataattggcTTTAAGAAATTTAGATATAAAAACCCAAAAATTATCAATAAAGACACAGTCAAAATCCAAACCTCATTCAGCAAACATTCGTTTCCGAAACACCGGAGCTCTTCGTTGGTTTCCACCTTGCATCCCTTGGACGAAGGGCCCCATTCCAAAGTCTATAGCGTGTAGTATTTGTTACGCAGGTGCTACAAACTATAGAATTCAATCTAGACTTAGAGGTGGCTTGTACTGCAGGACATCTCTAACTAGAACCTTGGTCGAACGTCGTAAGATCGCCCAACCGGTGGGCGATATAtggtggctccagagaggaTTTATCCTCAAGGTTTCGCGACGTTAAAAGGAACGAAATAAAAGTTTAAGCGTGTCCGTAGCTCATAGCGGACAAATAAACGTGTTGTAACGAAAAAGAGTGTGTTCATAGCTAACAGATCAGCTGAAAACCGAACTGTTAATAACGGATTATACACAAGTGAGTGAGTGTTTGAAGTCTGTCAGTACAATATCACAACCAGGTGATATATCACGCAATTCGTACCAGAAGGAAGCATCGTAAATATGGCCTCCACATCGTACGTGAACAATCCCAACGGGAACTGCCGCCTGTGCCAGGACAAGGACAGTGCGGACGAATGGATGGTGGAATGCATGAAATGTTGGAATTGGTTCCACATGGCATGCGCCAAACTAGAAAAAAAGCCTACGGTAAAGGAATCTTGGCACTGTCCAAGGTGTAAGGAAGAAATAAAGGAAATCCAGCTTCTGAAGAAGGAGCTGGAAGAATATAAACGGACAACCACGAGAAGTATGTCCAAAGAACGCAGCCCAGTTGATACGGTTGAACTGCTACGGCGTCAATTTGAGCCGCAGCTGGAAAGCCAAAAGATACGTGACGAGGCTTTCCAAAAAGCCATGCTTGAAATGGCAAACATAATTCATCAAATTAAGAATGATCCTGAAATTGTTAGCACTTCCACGGCTTCCAAAATAAAACTACCAGATGAAATTACAAATCTACTAAGAAGACAAACAGCAAAGCAGCTTCCACAATTTAACGGTAATTATAAGGATTGGCCAAATTTTAAACGACTCTATGAACAAAGTAAACGAGAAGGACAATTCAGTAATACGGATAACATCAATAGACTTATGGCGAGTCTCGATAAATCTGTTAAAGTACACATTAATGCATTGTTAATGGACCCGGGAAACGAGAAACAAGTTATCGAAACATTGGACAGTATATATGGACAGCCACTAGCGATATTCAACGAACTGTGGAAGGATCTGACAAAATTACGGAACCCACGTATGGAAAACCCTCAAACAATGGTAGACTTTGTAGTCACACTCGgcaatttagtttcaaatatgTCGATAATACAGTGTGAAGATTATCTTGCTAATCCATTACAAATAGCAGAAATCATATGTCGTCTGCCGCTCAACCTAAGAGAGCAATGGGCGGACAAGGAAGTTGAAACCATGACTCCTGCGAACGGGGAGCCAAGACGAAAACTAACGCTGAAGGATGTACACGAATTTCTTAAACCACAACAAAAGAGAGCGACACTCCTTGTCGCACAAAGGGTTTGTCTATCAGATAAGGAATatccaaaaaacgaaaaatcaaGGATAAATCTACATACTGAAGGTAAAAGCAAACATCCAGTAAAATGCCTCTGTTGTAATCAACAACATTGGCTAACATCATGTCAGGAATTCAGAAACATGAATACAGAAAAGAGACGCGCATTAGCTCTTGAGAAACGCATATGTTTCAATTGTTTACGACTAGGACACTCATCCAAAAATTGTGAGACTAAGCCAAACTGTAGAACACAAGGATGCATGGCACGCCATCATACATTCCTCCATTTACGTACAAGAAATAGCGACGAGAGCACAACCTCCCAGAAAAATgacaccaaaataaaaactaaaaatgaaTCGTTTAATAACTCCAAAGATCCTAAGAAAACCATTGAAAAGAAGGACGTTGAGGAAACAAGTGCAGCATCCACCTCATCAGATACTTCCAATAAACAAGATAAAGAAACCACACGCACGAATATACATACCGTCAGGAAAAACAAGGTGTATTACCAAATCCTTCCTGTAACTATTCACGCACAAGGCAAACAGTTAGATACATTCGCTTTCCTGGATCATGGATCTTCGAACAGTCTCATTCTGGATAAGGTTGCTAATGAGTTAGGTCTAGAAGGACCAATATCCTCCTTGAGTATTAAATGGACCAATGACTCAATACATGAGGACAACCAAAGTCGAagtgtttgtttcaaaatatccgGTACCAACAAAAATCGGTATCAAATGGAGAGTGTACGTACAGTAAGCAAATTATCACTACCACGCCAAACACTCGAGTATaatgaaattaaagaaaaatacaCACACCTCAAAAATATTCCGATACAAGGGTATGTCAATGCCGAACCAACGTTATTAATTGGACTTGATCATCTACGACTGCTAACGGCAACGAAACAACGTATAAATGAAATCGGACCAGTCGCGGCCAAGACACCCATCGGCTGGGTAATATACGGCAGGACAAACTCTAGACATCAACAGGACACATATTCATGCGTTATTGAGGAACAAGATGCTCTCCGTGAGGAAAtacagaaatatttttcaaccgaAGAATTCGGTGTCAAAGTCACTCATCACAATCACATAAGTACCGAAGACAAGTTGGCCAACCAAATTATCCAGCAAACAATGAAATATAATGGTTATCAATATGAGATCGGACTGCTTTGGAAGCAAACAAGGACTATTATGCCAAAAACAGAAAGCTTTAAAGCAGCATTAAAAAGACTAGAATACACTGAAGCAAAGATGCGAAAAGATCCTGAATTTTCTGAATGGTATAAGGAAAAGATTCAGGAGTACGTTAAGAAAGGCTACGCTCGAATGCTCACGCCAGAGGAAATTACTCGAAGTAGCGAGAAAACGTATTATTTACCCCACTTCGCGGTCGtgaatccaaataaaactcCACTCAAACCACGTCTCGTCTTTGATGCCGCTGCAAAGGTACAGGGAGTATCACTAAATTGCTGTCGAACGTCGTAAGATCGCCCAACCGGTGGGCGATAGATTATTGAACTAATTGAacagtttaaaaattcaattaCAATCATCGAATAATTAATCgatattcgaataaaatttaatcgaataaatttaaaCGAACCGGCTCCTTGCAACTAGAGATGGTAAGTATTTTTTCAAGCCCGAACCCGACTCGTatccgatcgaaaataaaaaacatttatCCGTACCTAAAATTAATTTAtcttccaaacccgaacccgacccgtgcccgataaaaaaaacaaaaatctttaCTTCTTCCTGACCCGAACTTGAAAAAAGTTCCGAAACCTGACCAAATTTTTTATCCCAAACCCGCCCCGTGGCACTTCCggcgaaactctcaacgggtgagcacgttgcatcgtgttagtccggagaaaattcgagcAAAGTAAATCAGTCAtatgccacacagcgagattttcgcttgtagtccagtgaaaagaaagtccattggactataaacgaaaattaactggcaatatagccttagttgctgtgtcATCAATTCGGCGCCATCTCaaatgaggtgacgccaaccagaaagaagaagaagaagaacccgacccgtactcgttgaaaatgacaaaaatcgaTAGCCGTACCCGACCCAATCCCGACAAatatatctttttctgtactcatACAATATTTTCTGCTTTTGTTGTCActattttaataaaataaatcgttgtgATAAGCCCAAGTTAGCTTCACAATATCTTTTTCTCTGAGTGTTCAACTGCGAACAATGTTTATTATTGTCACGAGTGAATGTTTTATTTCGAGCTGCTTCAAGTCAAATTGAGTGTTTTTCAAAACCTTCCAAGAATAAAAAAGTGGTGTATGTGGGCATAACCGTCATTCAGAATGTTATCGTTCGTTATTATTCTTCTGAAATCGGTtccaaactatttcaatttataggttatgatAATTGCTTGCTAAACAAACCGTCTTCGGCTGTACCGGTTCCCAGTACCCGGTacagaaagtaccggaaatagtggtcaaaaacttcaaaacgtgttacaccggttttcacaaacttgggctcaaacgaaaagttgtaTGGTCCCATtagatgctattgaatttcaattagatgctattgaatttcaatttcaataggaCTATAGTACTataaaatagacatcagttgaatcaatAATCTGATTTGAGACCATGAtaaatgtaaaattaaattgaaatgcactggtttttcaataaaaaagagTCTTATTTTTACTGCAATTTAGTTATTAAAAGATgaggaactgtaaagtaacttttCATTCAAATGTTTGCTCCAAacatgtgcataaaaattgatgtaaattcacaaaatatttttatctgtgtaattaGTAGAATGCATAATGAAGTCAGTGTAAAAATACCTTCAGTCCTCCGTCACAACATAGCGAAAGGTTATTTTGctttgtttgtttaaaaaagcATCTATATCCAGTTTTTACCCGACGGCATTACAGCTGAAAGCATCGCAAAtagtaaaataaaatgtttgaattCTTTTGTCATTACataatcttttgcatcaaccagATCAATTTCATGCAAGCCAAAATTTTGCTAATAAGTGACACTAGGTATAAAAATGCTCGAAATCAACTACCACCAAACAATGCAAAACACTTCACGATGCGTTGTTTTATCCTTTCTGGCTCGAAGGATATTGCCCTTTAAATTAAACCGGAATCTTTCAAAAACTGAACGTACAGAAGCTGAAAAAATCGTCAAGACAAAACTCGAAGCATAGAAAGAACAACTTTTTCAAACGGTAATCGTTTAGTGTTCTTGTACACGGACGATCCCCGCACGAAATTTATCAGAATATTTCCGTTTTTGGAAACACAACGTGGGCATATGCCATCTCAGCTCGCCTCGCTGCAAATCTCGAGGCGTGCGAAGATGTGCGTATAAAATCAAATGTTCTGGTCACAACCTGTTTCAGTTCGATCCATTTCACAAGCTAGAGTGATATCACAATTCGGTGAAACGAATTAAACTGGAGGTAATTTTGGATCCATGTGTTGAATAATCAGTGGTAATTGAAGACAGTGTTTCATCGTAGATGACGATAATTGCAATTGCTCTGCTTGTGCTGGGACCATGGCAGATTCAAAGTGGCTCTCTGGAGGATAATTTTGGAGGATATGACTACCCAAAGCCTTCATGTCCCCTGGCGTACCCAAACACGGTCACAACAACAGTGCCTTTGTTGGAATACATAACAGTGAAACAGTTTGAGACACGAACAATTTTCAGTGTCCTTAAACCGAAAACGATTTTATCAACCGTGATTGTGCCTACGACTACAACAGATGTTAGTACAGTAACAAACTTTCAAACGAAAACGGACTACAGAACAGTTGTTAATACTGTCACCGAAACATTACCGGCCGTTACAAGAGTGTCCACCTTAATTGATACGCAATGGGAAACTTCCTCCTATCCGGTCACTACAACGGAAGTGTCCACCAAACGGATCACTTTAACTGACACCATAACCAGCATTGATACCGTGTTTGCAACGATAGAACAAACAACAACCATTCCAGTTACAACTACTTTCACTACAACGATTTGCACCCCCAACAATGCCTATCTTCCTGTGCCGGAACATTCAACCTGTTCACCTCCTCCTCAAACCTATCTCCCGGTTGATTTAGCACCACCGGATATTCCAGTGCAAACCAGGGCACTGGAGATCACTGTTACAAATACGCCAACGATCACGTTAACTTCGACGGCCACACCGCAAACCGTTACCACCACCGTGCACCCGAAGGCTCAAACCACCAAAACCATCACGATCACGTTGGAACCATCGGAAACCAGTACCCGGATCATCCGGCCCACCAGCACCGAACTCAGCTACCTTGATCCAACGACCATCAAACGAACGATCAAACCAACCTCGACCAGCTACATATCGAAAGATGCCGTGACGGTCTCACTAACGGTGACCAGAACCTCTTCGATCATAAAGTACGCGGAGCGCGTTACCAAAAGTGTCACCGTTACACCCACACTTACGACTTATATCTACCGGGATACGGTGACTAAGACGCTACTGCCTAGTAAAATATTAAGCGCTGCCGGCTGATAATTGAGCGCTTCGGCGGGGGCGACTCCGAAATGTGGATTGAAATAGAAGAAATAGATTTCTAATAAAGTATAGGATTAGCCTACAGGTATGCAGCTTTCCGAAAGAAAACTGATTACCGTAATAAATTATTGCTCTCAAATATAGATGGCTTCTTACCAAGTGTCCGGTTAAGAGTATCGCCTTAGGGAAATTTCTGATTttccccacttagaaaaaaacgttcaacggtggtccttcgttggtccaatacgttggatcattggtccaatgaaagtccaatcaatcgttcaacgggaggccaacacgggaccttcgttt comes from Malaya genurostris strain Urasoe2022 chromosome 3, Malgen_1.1, whole genome shotgun sequence and encodes:
- the LOC131434133 gene encoding uncharacterized protein LOC131434133; the encoded protein is MASTSYVNNPNGNCRLCQDKDSADEWMVECMKCWNWFHMACAKLEKKPTVKESWHCPRCKEEIKEIQLLKKELEEYKRTTTRSMSKERSPVDTVELLRRQFEPQLESQKIRDEAFQKAMLEMANIIHQIKNDPEIVSTSTASKIKLPDEITNLLRRQTAKQLPQFNGNYKDWPNFKRLYEQSKREGQFSNTDNINRLMASLDKSVKVHINALLMDPGNEKQVIETLDSIYGQPLAIFNELWKDLTKLRNPRMENPQTMVDFVVTLGNLVSNMSIIQCEDYLANPLQIAEIICRLPLNLREQWADKEVETMTPANGEPRRKLTLKDVHEFLKPQQKRATLLVAQRVCLSDKEYPKNEKSRINLHTEGKSKHPVKCLCCNQQHWLTSCQEFRNMNTEKRRALALEKRICFNCLRLGHSSKNCETKPNCRTQGCMARHHTFLHLRTRNSDESTTSQKNDTKIKTKNESFNNSKDPKKTIEKKDVEETSAASTSSDTSNKQDKETTRTNIHTVRKNKVYYQILPVTIHAQGKQLDTFAFLDHGSSNSLILDKVANELGLEGPISSLSIKWTNDSIHEDNQSRSVCFKISGTNKNRYQMESVRTVSKLSLPRQTLEYNEIKEKYTHLKNIPIQGYVNAEPTLLIGLDHLRLLTATKQRINEIGPVAAKTPIGWVIYGRTNSRHQQDTYSCVIEEQDALREEIQKYFSTEEFGVKVTHHNHISTEDKLANQIIQQTMKYNGYQYEIGLLWKQTRTIMPKTESFKAALKRLEYTEAKMRKDPEFSEWYKEKIQEYVKKGYARMLTPEEITRSSEKTYYLPHFAVVNPNKTPLKPRLVFDAAAKVQGVSLNCCRTS
- the LOC131438606 gene encoding mucin-2-like, giving the protein MTIIAIALLVLGPWQIQSGSLEDNFGGYDYPKPSCPLAYPNTVTTTVPLLEYITVKQFETRTIFSVLKPKTILSTVIVPTTTTDVSTVTNFQTKTDYRTVVNTVTETLPAVTRVSTLIDTQWETSSYPVTTTEVSTKRITLTDTITSIDTVFATIEQTTTIPVTTTFTTTICTPNNAYLPVPEHSTCSPPPQTYLPVDLAPPDIPVQTRALEITVTNTPTITLTSTATPQTVTTTVHPKAQTTKTITITLEPSETSTRIIRPTSTELSYLDPTTIKRTIKPTSTSYISKDAVTVSLTVTRTSSIIKYAERVTKSVTVTPTLTTYIYRDTVTKTLLPSKILSAAG